A stretch of Ectothiorhodospiraceae bacterium BW-2 DNA encodes these proteins:
- the ppk2 gene encoding polyphosphate kinase 2, protein MSDTTEINRAENIAREEPELSYEELQAQILQLKEENRRLKNEKKKAVIRRQQEKQLKPYQAELIKLQQHLEHEQRKMIIIFEGRDAAGKGGTIRRVSRYMNEKHYRIVALGKPTEEQRTQWYYQKYISQFPHAGEIVMFDRSWYNRAMVERVFGFCSDVEYEDFMQGVTGFEKDFVKQGITLIKLYFSVTKEEQANRFERRKTDALRQWKLSEVDLQAQDRWDDFTKVKYEMLKRTNTTVTPWTIIRSNDKHAARLNAMKVILNSINYNGRDPVLDYVPDSRIVISGSREIELMEAQRISSGKFTG, encoded by the coding sequence ATGAGTGACACAACTGAGATCAATCGGGCTGAAAATATCGCTAGAGAGGAGCCCGAATTGAGTTATGAGGAGCTACAAGCGCAGATTCTACAGTTAAAAGAGGAGAATCGCAGGCTTAAAAATGAGAAGAAAAAGGCGGTTATCCGCCGTCAGCAGGAGAAGCAGCTTAAGCCCTATCAGGCCGAACTCATTAAACTACAGCAGCATCTAGAGCATGAGCAGCGCAAGATGATTATCATCTTTGAAGGTCGTGATGCCGCCGGTAAGGGGGGCACCATTCGACGCGTCTCGCGCTATATGAACGAAAAGCACTACCGTATTGTCGCCCTAGGTAAACCGACCGAGGAGCAGCGTACCCAATGGTACTATCAGAAGTATATCTCCCAATTTCCCCATGCAGGAGAGATCGTGATGTTCGATAGAAGCTGGTATAACCGCGCCATGGTCGAACGGGTCTTCGGCTTCTGTAGCGATGTCGAGTATGAGGATTTTATGCAGGGAGTGACGGGGTTTGAGAAGGACTTTGTTAAACAGGGGATCACGCTCATTAAACTCTATTTTAGCGTCACCAAGGAGGAGCAGGCGAATCGCTTTGAGCGGCGCAAGACCGATGCGCTACGGCAGTGGAAACTCTCTGAAGTTGACCTACAGGCGCAAGATCGCTGGGATGACTTTACCAAAGTTAAATATGAGATGTTAAAACGGACCAATACCACCGTGACGCCGTGGACAATTATTCGTTCGAACGATAAACACGCCGCCCGACTTAATGCGATGAAGGTGATTCTAAACTCTATTAACTACAATGGCCGTGATCCGGTGCTCGACTATGTGCCTGACTCGCGTATTGTCATCTCCGGTTCGCGCGAAATTGAGCTCATGGAGGCGCAGCGGATCTCCAGTGGTAAATTTACCGGCTAA
- the gatB gene encoding Asp-tRNA(Asn)/Glu-tRNA(Gln) amidotransferase subunit GatB, giving the protein MSPVWEIVIGCEIHVQLATASKIFSGASTAYGAEPNTQACAVDLGLPGVLPVLNKRAVEMAVKFGLAIEAEIGRRNVFARKNYFYPDLPKGYQISQFELPIVGPGYIDIELEGGESKRIGITRAHLEEDAGKSLHEDFHGMTGIDLNRAGTPLLEIVSEPDLRSPQEAAAYMRQIHSLVRYLQISDGNMQEGSFRCDANVSVRPMGQREFGTRTEIKNINSFRFVERAIEYEVERQITLIESGGRVVQETRLYDPDKHETRPMRSKEEANDYRYFPDPDLLPVMIDEATIEAIRSELPELPSAKRQRFIAHYQLPQYDAEFLTQSREMADYFEQLVATAAAEAKLCGNWVMGELSAALNREGLTIDQSPVSATQLAGIVRRVADHTISGNLAKQVFEAMWQAGGEADAIIEAKGLKQITDSGALAGVIDTLIANSPQQVENYRQAEEAKRSKMIGYFVGQVMKATQGKANPAQVNQLLKQKLEG; this is encoded by the coding sequence ATGAGTCCGGTATGGGAGATAGTCATTGGTTGCGAAATTCATGTTCAGCTAGCAACCGCCTCCAAAATCTTCTCTGGGGCCTCCACCGCCTATGGGGCGGAGCCTAATACTCAGGCGTGCGCGGTCGATTTAGGACTGCCGGGGGTACTGCCCGTTTTAAACAAAAGAGCGGTAGAGATGGCCGTTAAGTTTGGGCTAGCCATTGAGGCCGAGATTGGCCGTCGTAATGTCTTTGCCCGCAAAAACTACTTCTACCCCGATCTACCTAAAGGGTACCAAATTAGCCAATTTGAGCTGCCGATTGTGGGGCCGGGGTATATCGATATCGAGCTAGAGGGGGGCGAGTCTAAGCGGATTGGTATCACTCGTGCCCATCTGGAGGAGGATGCGGGGAAGTCGTTGCACGAAGACTTTCACGGCATGACCGGTATCGATCTCAATCGTGCCGGGACGCCGCTGCTAGAGATCGTCTCTGAACCTGATCTGCGTTCGCCGCAAGAGGCCGCCGCCTATATGCGTCAAATTCACTCGCTGGTGCGCTATCTACAGATTAGTGATGGCAATATGCAGGAGGGATCGTTTCGTTGTGATGCGAATGTCTCAGTACGCCCGATGGGGCAGCGTGAGTTTGGAACGCGGACGGAGATAAAAAATATCAACTCCTTTCGCTTTGTCGAGCGGGCGATTGAGTATGAGGTCGAACGCCAAATTACCCTCATCGAGTCGGGGGGGCGGGTGGTACAGGAGACTCGACTCTACGATCCCGATAAGCACGAGACTCGCCCAATGCGCTCGAAAGAGGAGGCGAATGATTACCGCTACTTCCCCGACCCCGATCTACTACCGGTAATGATTGATGAGGCGACGATTGAGGCGATTCGTAGCGAACTGCCTGAGTTACCAAGCGCTAAACGGCAACGCTTTATTGCGCACTATCAACTGCCTCAGTATGATGCCGAATTTCTAACCCAATCGCGCGAGATGGCCGACTACTTTGAGCAGCTAGTGGCCACGGCGGCAGCTGAGGCGAAACTGTGTGGTAACTGGGTGATGGGTGAGCTCTCGGCGGCGCTCAACCGAGAGGGGTTAACGATCGATCAAAGCCCGGTGAGTGCGACGCAGCTAGCAGGGATAGTGCGACGCGTTGCCGATCATACGATCTCTGGCAACCTTGCCAAACAGGTGTTTGAGGCGATGTGGCAAGCGGGAGGAGAGGCCGATGCGATAATTGAGGCCAAGGGGTTAAAACAGATTACCGACAGCGGAGCCTTAGCGGGAGTTATCGACACCCTTATCGCCAATAGCCCGCAGCAGGTTGAAAACTATCGTCAGGCCGAAGAGGCCAAACGGAGTAAAATGATCGGCTACTTTGTCGGCCAAGTGATGAAGGCGACTCAGGGGAAAGCCAATCCCGCTCAGGTCAACCAGTTGTTAAAACAGAAATTGGAGGGATAG
- the gatA gene encoding Asp-tRNA(Asn)/Glu-tRNA(Gln) amidotransferase subunit GatA — MHNLTLREQSQALHRGEFSSRELTRHYLDRIEQFNSRYNAFITVTPEAALAAAEAADRRLAAGEGEALTGIPLAHKDIFCTEGVRTSCASKMLDPFIAPYNATVIERFNRAGAVMLGKTNMDEFAMGSSNETSFYGPVKNPWDRARVPGGSSGGSAAAVAARLSAAATGTDTGGSIRQPAALCGITGLKPTYGRVSRYGMIAFASSLDQGGPMAQTAEDCALLLQTMAGFDERDSTSVKREVPDYLAALEGDLSGLRIGLPQEYFDSGLSADVARVITSAIQQFRALGAEIVDISLPNTALAIPAYYVVAPAECSSNLSRMDGVRFGHRCENPNDLDDLYKRSREEGFGTEVKRRIMIGTYALSAGYYDAYYLKAQQVRQLISRDFRAAFEQVDLILGPTTPSVAFKLGEKSDPVSMYLADIYTIAVNLAGIPAISIPAGFSGHLPVGLQLMGNYFEEGRVLNAAYRYQQLTDWHRKLPKESE, encoded by the coding sequence ATGCACAATCTGACCCTACGGGAGCAGTCGCAGGCGCTGCACCGTGGCGAGTTCTCCAGTCGAGAGTTGACTCGCCACTATCTTGATCGTATCGAGCAGTTCAATAGCCGCTATAACGCCTTCATTACCGTCACTCCTGAGGCTGCGCTCGCGGCGGCTGAGGCGGCCGATAGACGACTAGCGGCCGGAGAGGGGGAGGCGCTGACCGGCATTCCGTTAGCGCACAAAGATATCTTCTGTACCGAGGGGGTGCGAACCTCCTGCGCCTCAAAGATGCTCGATCCCTTTATCGCCCCCTATAACGCGACCGTGATAGAGCGATTCAACCGCGCTGGCGCAGTCATGTTAGGGAAAACTAATATGGATGAGTTTGCGATGGGCTCCTCCAATGAGACCAGCTTCTATGGCCCGGTTAAAAATCCGTGGGATAGGGCGCGAGTTCCTGGCGGCTCCTCCGGTGGCTCTGCCGCTGCGGTAGCGGCGAGATTGAGTGCGGCGGCTACCGGCACCGATACGGGGGGGTCGATTCGTCAACCGGCCGCTCTGTGCGGTATTACCGGACTGAAGCCGACCTATGGCCGAGTCTCCCGTTATGGCATGATCGCTTTTGCCTCCTCGCTCGATCAAGGGGGGCCGATGGCGCAGACGGCCGAAGATTGTGCCCTGCTGCTACAGACGATGGCGGGGTTTGATGAGCGTGATTCGACTAGCGTTAAGCGCGAGGTGCCTGACTATCTCGCCGCCCTAGAGGGTGATCTGTCAGGGCTGCGAATAGGTCTGCCGCAGGAGTATTTCGATAGCGGCCTCTCAGCCGATGTGGCGCGGGTGATCACTAGCGCCATTCAGCAGTTTCGGGCCTTAGGGGCGGAGATTGTCGATATCTCGCTACCTAACACGGCCCTTGCGATTCCAGCCTACTATGTGGTGGCACCGGCGGAGTGTTCGTCTAATCTATCGCGCATGGATGGGGTGCGGTTTGGCCACCGTTGTGAGAATCCTAACGATCTAGACGATCTCTACAAACGCTCTCGCGAGGAGGGGTTTGGAACCGAAGTGAAGCGGCGGATTATGATCGGTACCTATGCCCTCTCGGCCGGCTACTACGACGCCTACTATCTCAAAGCGCAGCAGGTTCGGCAGCTTATTAGTCGCGATTTTAGGGCGGCCTTTGAGCAGGTGGATCTGATTTTAGGGCCAACGACCCCGAGCGTAGCCTTTAAATTGGGCGAAAAGAGCGATCCGGTCTCGATGTACCTAGCCGACATCTACACCATCGCGGTCAATCTAGCCGGAATTCCGGCGATTTCGATTCCGGCCGGTTTTAGTGGCCATCTCCCGGTCGGATTGCAGCTAATGGGCAACTATTTTGAAGAGGGCAGAGTGCTCAATGCGGCCTATCGCTATCAACAGTTGACCGACTGGCACCGTAAGCTGCCGAAGGAGAGTGAGTGA
- the gatC gene encoding Asp-tRNA(Asn)/Glu-tRNA(Gln) amidotransferase subunit GatC → MALAQADVERIAHLARLAIEPDAVEGYADDLSTILTLVEQLAEVDTRGIEPMAHPLEMTQRLRDDEITESNQRDKLQAHAPWVEEGCFLVPRVIE, encoded by the coding sequence ATGGCACTAGCACAGGCCGATGTTGAACGCATTGCCCATTTGGCGCGACTAGCGATTGAACCCGATGCGGTAGAGGGGTACGCCGATGATCTCTCAACCATCTTGACTCTGGTGGAGCAGCTCGCTGAGGTCGATACTCGCGGAATTGAGCCGATGGCTCACCCCCTAGAGATGACCCAACGACTGCGTGACGATGAGATCACCGAGTCGAATCAGCGCGATAAGTTACAAGCCCACGCCCCATGGGTTGAAGAGGGCTGCTTTTTAGTGCCGAGAGTCATCGAGTAG
- a CDS encoding 4-hydroxy-tetrahydrodipicolinate synthase, with the protein MFQGSMVALVTPMDEHGEIDYGSLAQLVEFHIDNRSDAIVAVGTTGESATLDHNEHCQVIQAIINQAAGRVKIIAGTGANCTAEALQLTRCAADMGADAALLVTPYYNKPTQEGLFRHFRLLADAVPIPQILYNVPSRTGCDMQNSTVEQLADIDNIVAIKDATGDMARGADLIQRLGDRMAVFSGDDATTLELMRLGAKGCISVTANVAPRQMHNLCQAALKGDFEQAEQINQQLLACHKELFAESNPIPVKWALHRMGLISTGIRLPLTQLSHRFHAQLTDALQQAGVLT; encoded by the coding sequence ATGTTTCAAGGTAGTATGGTTGCACTGGTAACCCCAATGGATGAGCATGGTGAGATCGATTACGGTAGTCTAGCCCAGCTAGTTGAGTTCCATATCGACAACCGCTCTGACGCGATAGTCGCTGTCGGTACCACCGGAGAGTCGGCAACGCTAGATCACAATGAGCACTGTCAGGTCATTCAGGCCATTATTAACCAAGCGGCCGGACGGGTGAAGATTATCGCCGGTACCGGTGCCAACTGCACCGCCGAGGCACTACAACTCACCCGCTGCGCCGCTGACATGGGGGCCGATGCCGCTCTGCTCGTGACACCTTACTATAACAAGCCGACCCAAGAGGGGCTCTTTCGCCACTTTAGGTTACTCGCCGATGCGGTGCCCATCCCGCAAATTCTCTACAATGTCCCTAGCCGTACCGGTTGTGATATGCAGAACAGCACCGTAGAGCAGCTAGCCGATATTGACAATATCGTCGCCATTAAAGATGCCACCGGTGATATGGCACGAGGTGCCGATCTGATTCAGCGCCTCGGTGATCGGATGGCGGTCTTTAGTGGCGATGATGCCACTACCCTAGAGCTGATGCGACTCGGCGCAAAAGGGTGCATCTCAGTCACCGCCAATGTCGCCCCACGACAGATGCACAACCTCTGCCAGGCGGCACTTAAGGGCGACTTTGAGCAGGCCGAACAGATCAATCAACAGCTATTAGCGTGTCATAAAGAGCTCTTTGCCGAATCTAATCCGATCCCTGTCAAGTGGGCACTGCACCGCATGGGGCTGATTTCTACCGGTATCCGGCTACCACTGACTCAACTCAGTCACCGTTTTCATGCCCAGCTAACCGACGCACTACAGCAAGCCGGAGTGCTAACATGA